Proteins co-encoded in one Arachis hypogaea cultivar Tifrunner chromosome 11, arahy.Tifrunner.gnm2.J5K5, whole genome shotgun sequence genomic window:
- the LOC140176180 gene encoding protein FAR1-RELATED SEQUENCE 5-like, whose amino-acid sequence MANKRTSCIVDERFVPKVGMIFETLEEAAKFYKYYSKLASFSTKIRNMTRDGDKIKNQLIDVGVWTISKVVLNHSHPYCPKRAEMVKQHRELSMFVHRTIEIHEEAGIRPSKTYQSFVAAAGSHRKLGFIEKDVRNYITREAFWADARSMAAFEYFGDVVSFDTTYNTNRYNLVLGSFVGVNHHGQSTLLGCALMNNEDIQSFKWLFECWLRCMGGKAPKGILTDQCASIQRAIELGIPTTIHR is encoded by the exons atggcTAACAAACGG ACCAGCTGTATTGTGGATGAAAGATTTGTCCCAAAGGTGGGGATGATTTTTGAGACACTAGAAGAAGCTGCAAAGTTCTATAAATATTATTCCAAACTTGCCagtttttctaccaaaataaggaaCATGACTCGGGATGGAGAcaaaattaagaatcaactaatt GACGTCGGTGTTTGGACAATTTCCAAAGTTGTTCTGAATCACTCACATCCTTACTGTCCAAAACGGGCAGAGATGGTCAAACAACACAGGGAGCTTAGCATGTTTGTGCATCGCACCATTGAAATCCACGAGGAAGCTGGAATCAGAccgagcaaaacttaccaatcatttgtggcAGCAGCTGGCAGCCACCGTAAACTAGGTTTTATAGAAaaagacgtgaggaattacatcacaAGGGAA GCATTCTGGGCTGATGCAAGAAGCATGGCTGcatttgagtatttcggagacgtggtttcatttgacaccacctataATACAAACAG GTACAATTTGGTTTTAGGTTCTTTTGTTGGCGTGAATCATCACGgccagtcaacacttctcggatgtgCGCTGATGAACAATGAGGAtattcaatcattcaaatggctatTTGAGTGTTGGctacgttgcatgggaggaaaggcaccaaaaggcattcttaccGATCAATGCGCATCGATTCAAAGGGCAATTGAGCTAGGCAtaccaacaacaattcaccgctAG